A single window of Streptomyces xanthii DNA harbors:
- a CDS encoding tetratricopeptide repeat protein: MRIFGKGRHRPSASWRQATDRAFTLIGDGRYEDAGALLTRAADLEPWLSESWFNLALLHKFRHDWEQARSAGLRAVALLERETGAPDWWNVGIAATALQDWPLARRAWQAYGLKVPGGAAAAGEPTGMDLGSAAVRLSPEGEAEVVWGRRLDPARIEVLSIPLPSSGRRWGEVVLHDGVPHGERTTATGHSYPVFDEIELWAPSPVPTWVVLLEAATEADRDALERLAADAGFAAEDWSSSVRLLCRTCSESRMPSDEGDGTHLDPHDHSEPGHPGPLGHRTDGQLWVPERECGVAAPASLVRGLLDGWVADSPDSRDWRDLEEVC, from the coding sequence GTGAGGATCTTCGGCAAGGGACGGCACCGGCCATCGGCCTCGTGGCGACAGGCCACGGACCGCGCGTTCACGCTGATCGGCGACGGCCGGTACGAGGACGCGGGGGCGCTGCTCACCCGTGCCGCCGACCTGGAGCCGTGGCTCTCGGAGTCCTGGTTCAACCTGGCGCTGCTCCACAAGTTCCGGCACGACTGGGAGCAGGCGCGCAGCGCGGGTCTGCGGGCCGTCGCGCTGCTCGAACGGGAGACGGGCGCGCCGGACTGGTGGAACGTGGGCATCGCCGCCACCGCGCTGCAGGACTGGCCGCTGGCGCGGCGGGCCTGGCAGGCGTACGGGCTGAAGGTGCCGGGCGGGGCGGCCGCGGCCGGTGAGCCGACGGGCATGGACCTCGGCAGTGCGGCGGTACGGCTCTCCCCGGAGGGTGAGGCCGAGGTCGTGTGGGGGCGCAGGCTCGATCCCGCGCGCATCGAGGTGCTGTCCATTCCGCTGCCGTCCTCGGGGCGGCGCTGGGGCGAGGTCGTGCTGCACGACGGTGTCCCGCACGGGGAGCGGACCACGGCCACGGGGCACTCGTACCCCGTGTTCGACGAGATCGAGCTCTGGGCGCCGTCGCCGGTGCCGACGTGGGTCGTGCTGCTGGAGGCGGCGACCGAGGCGGACCGGGACGCGCTGGAGCGGCTCGCGGCGGACGCCGGGTTCGCGGCGGAGGACTGGTCGTCCTCGGTGCGGCTGCTGTGCCGGACGTGCTCCGAGTCGCGGATGCCCTCCGACGAGGGGGACGGGACGCATCTCGACCCGCACGATCACAGTGAGCCGGGGCATCCCGGGCCGCTGGGGCACCGGACGGACGGGCAGTTGTGGGTGCCGGAGCGGGAGTGCGGGGTGGCTGCGCCGGCGTCGCTGGTACGGGGGTTGCTGGACGGGTGGGTTGCGGACAGTCCCGACTCTCGCGACTGGCGCGATCTCGAAGAGGTCTGCTAG